CACACCGTGATACAAACAGCTTGTGCCATTCCGCGGGCGGTGTTAGACGCATGGTCTGGGCACGGCCAAATTGGGTGGCACAGGCCACAAACTGACAGGCGGCTACCTTCTCCGCCAGGAGGATTGCCAGCGGATCGTCAAAATCACGGGGGCCGTGGAGGGTCAGCGACCAGGTGATTCCTAGATAACGGCTAATCGCCAATGCCACATTAGCCGCTGGATTGGCAAAATGGGTATGCAGGTGCTGGATCTGACGTGCCTCGAATTGCTCAGCCAGCAACATCGCCTCTAGAAAATAGAAGTAAGACCAGAGGAGTCCCTTTAGCCCTGGTAACCGATGCTTTAAGGTTTGGATCAGTGTCGAGAGATAGGCCGCCGGTCGTCGTAGAAAGAGGCTAAGATTGTTGCGCAGAACATTGAGCGGCGAATTGGGCAGTACATACCAGGTAGTGGCCAAACTCTGCTGATCAGCAAGTGACATCACTTCATCGGCTTTTGGCCGACGGATGCTGAAGGTGTCAATATCCAGCCCCCGACGCCGAAGGGCTGCCACTTCCCGCCGAATAAAGGTATGGGAAGGCGCTGGATACTGACTGCTAAGATAGGCAATCTTCATGAGCGAGAAACACAATCAGTGAGAATGCCCCACTGGCGAGGCCGGGACGTGAGTCCTAGAAGCCTGGGGATGAACCGGATCAGGCCCGTGACCATGATAATCCCGATCATGATGAAGGCCATGTTGGTGAGGGTGATCAGGGTGGTGAGAGTGATGATCAGGGTCATGATGCTGGTGATGGGCTGCTTGGGCAATGGCCAGGGCCGGATTTACGACTAAACTCGGTTCGCTCAAGAGATCCGCAATCAGGGGGTTTACCCAATTGGCTGCCATGCGTAGAAATTCCGGATGATCGTTCACGCAACCCATTTGTACATAGGTAACATCCGGATGCCGCCGCCGCAGGGCGTGGATAATATGCTCCACATCCAGTAGGGTTTCGTGGTTCTCGGTTGCAAAGCCGATCGGCATCATCACGATCGCCGTCGCACCCAAATCAATTAAATTTCGTGCTGCTTGCCACACATTGGGCTGGGTCCATTCGATCAGGGGGGTGTCGTGGTTCAGCCAGCCGATCGAGATCAGAGGATAACGTTCAATCAGGCGATCGCGCACGCGATCGTAGAGCAACTGACTTTCCCTAATCCCGGAGGTAAAGCCCTTAGCCTTGTGGGGACAACCGTGGTTCATCAAGACAATCCCAATCTGGCAAGGCAGATGGGCCATGCTCAGGTCTGATTGAATTTTGTCTTGCACTAAACGGGCTACTAAATCCAAATAGTCCGGGCGATCAAAGAATGAGGGCAAATAGCGTATTCCCTTAACCCAGTGGGTTGACGCCGTCGCCATTGCTGCCAGGGCACGATTCACCTGTTCGATCGCAATCCCGCTGGTAAAGATCGAATCTACGACTAGCAGGGGATAGATCACCAGCCGGTCAAACCCATCGGCCTGGATTTGCGCGAGGACTTGCTGCGGCAGAAACGGCGCACAGAA
This DNA window, taken from Trichothermofontia sichuanensis B231, encodes the following:
- a CDS encoding ferrochelatase: MVTTPDNIQVPTTEMASPAVRAASIQENRPVSAQGDRVAVLLMGYGEVECYEDFANYNEQALNLLTAKFAPVPTWIYPALARLLAMFDLHEWGHQHGNFISPHNAIFERQRAGIEQHLQATWGDRVKVYKAFNFCAPFLPQQVLAQIQADGFDRLVIYPLLVVDSIFTSGIAIEQVNRALAAMATASTHWVKGIRYLPSFFDRPDYLDLVARLVQDKIQSDLSMAHLPCQIGIVLMNHGCPHKAKGFTSGIRESQLLYDRVRDRLIERYPLISIGWLNHDTPLIEWTQPNVWQAARNLIDLGATAIVMMPIGFATENHETLLDVEHIIHALRRRHPDVTYVQMGCVNDHPEFLRMAANWVNPLIADLLSEPSLVVNPALAIAQAAHHQHHDPDHHSHHPDHPHQHGLHHDRDYHGHGPDPVHPQASRTHVPASPVGHSH